Proteins encoded within one genomic window of Candidatus Hydrogenedentota bacterium:
- a CDS encoding addiction module toxin, HicA family: MTAREIVQRLERLGFRRVSQRGSHLKLRRERGGTMYTVIVPMHGKDVAVSVVGRILQQAGLEWSEFDA, from the coding sequence ATGACTGCCCGGGAGATCGTCCAGCGGCTGGAGCGTTTGGGCTTCAGGCGGGTTTCCCAGCGCGGCAGCCATCTCAAGCTGCGCCGTGAACGGGGCGGCACCATGTACACGGTGATTGTCCCCATGCACGGCAAGGATGTCGCCGTCTCCGTGGTGGGGCGGATCCTTCAGCAGGCGGGGCTCGAGTGGAGCGAATTTGACGCCTAG
- a CDS encoding type II toxin-antitoxin system HicB family antitoxin, giving the protein MEHRVRLAALTWKEGDVYVADCPAVRIASQGDTEAEALENLKEAIELYFEDVPGVELPECGEAHAREVEVAFAS; this is encoded by the coding sequence ATGGAGCATCGAGTTCGGCTGGCGGCGCTCACTTGGAAAGAAGGCGACGTGTATGTCGCGGATTGCCCGGCAGTGCGCATAGCGAGCCAGGGAGACACCGAGGCAGAAGCCTTGGAGAACCTGAAAGAGGCCATCGAGCTGTATTTCGAGGATGTGCCGGGGGTGGAACTGCCGGAATGCGGCGAGGCGCATGCCCGTGAGGTCGAGGTTGCCTTTGCCTCCTAG